One Solea senegalensis isolate Sse05_10M unplaced genomic scaffold, IFAPA_SoseM_1 scf7180000013451, whole genome shotgun sequence genomic window carries:
- the fip1l1b gene encoding pre-mRNA 3'-end-processing factor FIP1 isoform X2 has product MSAEEADKTATTDASAGDEEEEWLYGDESESKDEDEEAKLNAAVSAPTDATEDAAAHATGNGVASEATGEAAGEDVDSDSDSDDDDDDVRVTIGDIKTGAPQYTTYGAPPVNLNIKTIGSRPYGQASKLKGVDLDAPGNINGVPVVEVEMESFEEKPWRKPGADLSDYFNYGFNEDTWKAYCEKQKRLRMGLEISTVSSVTSKITVRDSSAHVQQGRTGNEKDISTLPVHTSKPDFPSPVSLYKSAVCQVTSRISPPQWIGPPVQDMSYYMKSGTIDVIGGQTATISRVEGRRRHNLEGNNIQVISEHSTSDAEPTSAKIPTFFPPGPLPPNIPPPPFLPPPPNVSTAPPLIPPPRLPITVPPPGFPPPTSGPPPSIIPTLDSGHPGGYDGRSVPPYPFPQGAYPPPMAGGVPPPWPPIMDNSKPWDYYSRRDDKRDKERDRPRERTHEREREREHSPSAMGYTSDEERYRFREYQERERHRERLSREKEERHRERRHREKEEGRHKSSRSSSRRRHDSEEGDSHRRHKHKKSKRSKEGKEASEEISADQENQEAME; this is encoded by the exons ATGTCTGCGGAGGAAGCGGACAAAACAGCAACCACTGATGCTAGCGctggagatgaggaggaggaatggtTGTATGGAG atgAGTCTGAGAGcaaagatgaggatgaagaagcTAAACTGAACGCTGCAGTCAG TGCACCCACTGATGCCACAGAGGATGCTGCTGCACATGCAACGGGAAATGGAGTTGCCTCCGAG GCCACAGGTGAAGCGGCAGGTGAAGATGTGGACAGTGATAGTGACAgcgatgatgacgacgatgatgtaCGAGTCACTATCGGAGACATCAAAACTGGAGCCCCTCAGTACAC AACTTATGGAGCTCCTCCTGTAAATCTCAACATAAAGACAATTGGCTCCAGACCTTATGGACAAG CCTCAAAGCTGAAGGGAGTGGATCTTGATGCTCCTGGAAACATTAATGGGGTTCCAGTGGTTGAGGTGGAAATGGAGTCCTTTGAAGAGAAACCCTGGAGGAAGCCAG GAGCGGATTTGTCCGACTACTTTAACTATGGGTTCAATGAAGACACGTGGAAGGCCTACTGTGAAAAACAGAAGAGGCTACGTATGGGTCTGGAGATTTCCACAGTCAGTTCAGTGACAAGCAAGATCACTGTGAGAGACTCTTCTGCTCAT GTTCAGCAAGGCCGAACAGGCAACGAGAAAGACATTTCCACTCTGCCTGTTCATACTTCGAAGCCAGATTTCCCATCTCCTGTGAGCCTGTACAAGTCTGCCGTCTGTCAGGTCACCAG TAGGATCTCCCCCCCTCAGTGGATTGGCCCACCTGTTCAGGACATGTCCTATTATAT GAAGAGTGGTACGATCGATGTGATTGGTGGACAGACGGCCACAATCAGCAGGGTTGAAGGGCGACGCAGACACAACCTGGAGGGAAACAATATCCAG GTGATTTCTGAACACTCTACATCAGATGCTGAACCAACTTCAGCTAAGATTCCCACCTTCTTCCCCCCTGGACCACTTCCTCCAAACATACCTCCACCTCCATTTCTCCCTCCACCACCAAATGTCAGCACTGCGCCCCCACTCATCCCCCCACCAA gGCTACCCATTACTGTCCCTCCTCCTGGTTTTCCTCCTCCAACGAGTGGGCCCCCACCTTCCATTATCCCCACTTTGGACAG tggTCACCCTGGAGGTTATGATGGACGCTCTGTTCCTCCATACCCCTTCCCTCAAG GAGCTTATCCTCCACCCATGGCTGGAGGTGTGCCTCCTCCATGGCCCCCAATAATGGACAACTCTAAACCCTGGGATTATTATTCCCGTCGAGATGACAAGAGGGACAAGGAAAGAGACAGGCCCAGGGAGAGGACTCATGAgcgggagagagaaagagagcataGTCCTTCAGCTATGGGCTACACTAG TGATGAGGAGCGGTATCGTTTCCGCGAGTACCAGGAGCGTGAGCGCCATCGTGAAAGGTTGAGtcgagagaaagaggaaagacacagagagaggcggCACCgagaaaaagaggaaggacGCCACAAGTCCTCTCGCAG cagcagcaggaggagacacGACAGCGAGGAGGGAGACAGCCACCGGAggcacaaacacaagaagagcaAGAGGAGCAAGGAGGGAAAAGAGGCCAGTGAGGAGATCAGTGCAGACCAAGAGAACCAGGAGGCCATGGAGTAA
- the fip1l1b gene encoding pre-mRNA 3'-end-processing factor FIP1 isoform X1, whose protein sequence is MSAEEADKTATTDASAGDEEEEWLYGDESESKDEDEEAKLNAAVSAPTDATEDAAAHATGNGVASEATGEAAGEDVDSDSDSDDDDDDVRVTIGDIKTGAPQYTTYGAPPVNLNIKTIGSRPYGQASKLKGVDLDAPGNINGVPVVEVEMESFEEKPWRKPGADLSDYFNYGFNEDTWKAYCEKQKRLRMGLEISTVSSVTSKITVRDSSAHVQQGRTGNEKDISTLPVHTSKPDFPSPVSLYKSAVCQVTSRISPPQWIGPPVQDMSYYMKSGTIDVIGGQTATISRVEGRRRHNLEGNNIQVISEHSTSDAEPTSAKIPTFFPPGPLPPNIPPPPFLPPPPNVSTAPPLIPPPRLPITVPPPGFPPPTSGPPPSIIPTLDSGHPGGYDGRSVPPYPFPQGAYPPPMAGGVPPPWPPIMDNSKPWDYYSRRDDKRDKERDRPRERTHEREREREHSPSAMGYTSDEERYRFREYQERERHRERLSREKEERHRERRHREKEEGRHKSSRSSSSRRRHDSEEGDSHRRHKHKKSKRSKEGKEASEEISADQENQEAME, encoded by the exons ATGTCTGCGGAGGAAGCGGACAAAACAGCAACCACTGATGCTAGCGctggagatgaggaggaggaatggtTGTATGGAG atgAGTCTGAGAGcaaagatgaggatgaagaagcTAAACTGAACGCTGCAGTCAG TGCACCCACTGATGCCACAGAGGATGCTGCTGCACATGCAACGGGAAATGGAGTTGCCTCCGAG GCCACAGGTGAAGCGGCAGGTGAAGATGTGGACAGTGATAGTGACAgcgatgatgacgacgatgatgtaCGAGTCACTATCGGAGACATCAAAACTGGAGCCCCTCAGTACAC AACTTATGGAGCTCCTCCTGTAAATCTCAACATAAAGACAATTGGCTCCAGACCTTATGGACAAG CCTCAAAGCTGAAGGGAGTGGATCTTGATGCTCCTGGAAACATTAATGGGGTTCCAGTGGTTGAGGTGGAAATGGAGTCCTTTGAAGAGAAACCCTGGAGGAAGCCAG GAGCGGATTTGTCCGACTACTTTAACTATGGGTTCAATGAAGACACGTGGAAGGCCTACTGTGAAAAACAGAAGAGGCTACGTATGGGTCTGGAGATTTCCACAGTCAGTTCAGTGACAAGCAAGATCACTGTGAGAGACTCTTCTGCTCAT GTTCAGCAAGGCCGAACAGGCAACGAGAAAGACATTTCCACTCTGCCTGTTCATACTTCGAAGCCAGATTTCCCATCTCCTGTGAGCCTGTACAAGTCTGCCGTCTGTCAGGTCACCAG TAGGATCTCCCCCCCTCAGTGGATTGGCCCACCTGTTCAGGACATGTCCTATTATAT GAAGAGTGGTACGATCGATGTGATTGGTGGACAGACGGCCACAATCAGCAGGGTTGAAGGGCGACGCAGACACAACCTGGAGGGAAACAATATCCAG GTGATTTCTGAACACTCTACATCAGATGCTGAACCAACTTCAGCTAAGATTCCCACCTTCTTCCCCCCTGGACCACTTCCTCCAAACATACCTCCACCTCCATTTCTCCCTCCACCACCAAATGTCAGCACTGCGCCCCCACTCATCCCCCCACCAA gGCTACCCATTACTGTCCCTCCTCCTGGTTTTCCTCCTCCAACGAGTGGGCCCCCACCTTCCATTATCCCCACTTTGGACAG tggTCACCCTGGAGGTTATGATGGACGCTCTGTTCCTCCATACCCCTTCCCTCAAG GAGCTTATCCTCCACCCATGGCTGGAGGTGTGCCTCCTCCATGGCCCCCAATAATGGACAACTCTAAACCCTGGGATTATTATTCCCGTCGAGATGACAAGAGGGACAAGGAAAGAGACAGGCCCAGGGAGAGGACTCATGAgcgggagagagaaagagagcataGTCCTTCAGCTATGGGCTACACTAG TGATGAGGAGCGGTATCGTTTCCGCGAGTACCAGGAGCGTGAGCGCCATCGTGAAAGGTTGAGtcgagagaaagaggaaagacacagagagaggcggCACCgagaaaaagaggaaggacGCCACAAGTCCTCTCGCAG cagcagcagcaggaggagacacGACAGCGAGGAGGGAGACAGCCACCGGAggcacaaacacaagaagagcaAGAGGAGCAAGGAGGGAAAAGAGGCCAGTGAGGAGATCAGTGCAGACCAAGAGAACCAGGAGGCCATGGAGTAA
- the fip1l1b gene encoding pre-mRNA 3'-end-processing factor FIP1 isoform X4, whose product MSAEEADKTATTDASAGDEEEEWLYGDESESKDEDEEAKLNAAVSAPTDATEDAAAHATGNGVASEATGEAAGEDVDSDSDSDDDDDDVRVTIGDIKTGAPQYTTYGAPPVNLNIKTIGSRPYGQASKLKGVDLDAPGNINGVPVVEVEMESFEEKPWRKPGADLSDYFNYGFNEDTWKAYCEKQKRLRMGLEISTVSSVTSKITVQQGRTGNEKDISTLPVHTSKPDFPSPVSLYKSAVCQVTSRISPPQWIGPPVQDMSYYMKSGTIDVIGGQTATISRVEGRRRHNLEGNNIQVISEHSTSDAEPTSAKIPTFFPPGPLPPNIPPPPFLPPPPNVSTAPPLIPPPRLPITVPPPGFPPPTSGPPPSIIPTLDSGHPGGYDGRSVPPYPFPQGAYPPPMAGGVPPPWPPIMDNSKPWDYYSRRDDKRDKERDRPRERTHEREREREHSPSAMGYTSDEERYRFREYQERERHRERLSREKEERHRERRHREKEEGRHKSSRSSSRRRHDSEEGDSHRRHKHKKSKRSKEGKEASEEISADQENQEAME is encoded by the exons ATGTCTGCGGAGGAAGCGGACAAAACAGCAACCACTGATGCTAGCGctggagatgaggaggaggaatggtTGTATGGAG atgAGTCTGAGAGcaaagatgaggatgaagaagcTAAACTGAACGCTGCAGTCAG TGCACCCACTGATGCCACAGAGGATGCTGCTGCACATGCAACGGGAAATGGAGTTGCCTCCGAG GCCACAGGTGAAGCGGCAGGTGAAGATGTGGACAGTGATAGTGACAgcgatgatgacgacgatgatgtaCGAGTCACTATCGGAGACATCAAAACTGGAGCCCCTCAGTACAC AACTTATGGAGCTCCTCCTGTAAATCTCAACATAAAGACAATTGGCTCCAGACCTTATGGACAAG CCTCAAAGCTGAAGGGAGTGGATCTTGATGCTCCTGGAAACATTAATGGGGTTCCAGTGGTTGAGGTGGAAATGGAGTCCTTTGAAGAGAAACCCTGGAGGAAGCCAG GAGCGGATTTGTCCGACTACTTTAACTATGGGTTCAATGAAGACACGTGGAAGGCCTACTGTGAAAAACAGAAGAGGCTACGTATGGGTCTGGAGATTTCCACAGTCAGTTCAGTGACAAGCAAGATCACT GTTCAGCAAGGCCGAACAGGCAACGAGAAAGACATTTCCACTCTGCCTGTTCATACTTCGAAGCCAGATTTCCCATCTCCTGTGAGCCTGTACAAGTCTGCCGTCTGTCAGGTCACCAG TAGGATCTCCCCCCCTCAGTGGATTGGCCCACCTGTTCAGGACATGTCCTATTATAT GAAGAGTGGTACGATCGATGTGATTGGTGGACAGACGGCCACAATCAGCAGGGTTGAAGGGCGACGCAGACACAACCTGGAGGGAAACAATATCCAG GTGATTTCTGAACACTCTACATCAGATGCTGAACCAACTTCAGCTAAGATTCCCACCTTCTTCCCCCCTGGACCACTTCCTCCAAACATACCTCCACCTCCATTTCTCCCTCCACCACCAAATGTCAGCACTGCGCCCCCACTCATCCCCCCACCAA gGCTACCCATTACTGTCCCTCCTCCTGGTTTTCCTCCTCCAACGAGTGGGCCCCCACCTTCCATTATCCCCACTTTGGACAG tggTCACCCTGGAGGTTATGATGGACGCTCTGTTCCTCCATACCCCTTCCCTCAAG GAGCTTATCCTCCACCCATGGCTGGAGGTGTGCCTCCTCCATGGCCCCCAATAATGGACAACTCTAAACCCTGGGATTATTATTCCCGTCGAGATGACAAGAGGGACAAGGAAAGAGACAGGCCCAGGGAGAGGACTCATGAgcgggagagagaaagagagcataGTCCTTCAGCTATGGGCTACACTAG TGATGAGGAGCGGTATCGTTTCCGCGAGTACCAGGAGCGTGAGCGCCATCGTGAAAGGTTGAGtcgagagaaagaggaaagacacagagagaggcggCACCgagaaaaagaggaaggacGCCACAAGTCCTCTCGCAG cagcagcaggaggagacacGACAGCGAGGAGGGAGACAGCCACCGGAggcacaaacacaagaagagcaAGAGGAGCAAGGAGGGAAAAGAGGCCAGTGAGGAGATCAGTGCAGACCAAGAGAACCAGGAGGCCATGGAGTAA
- the fip1l1b gene encoding pre-mRNA 3'-end-processing factor FIP1 isoform X3, giving the protein MSAEEADKTATTDASAGDEEEEWLYGDESESKDEDEEAKLNAAVSAPTDATEDAAAHATGNGVASEATGEAAGEDVDSDSDSDDDDDDVRVTIGDIKTGAPQYTTYGAPPVNLNIKTIGSRPYGQASKLKGVDLDAPGNINGVPVVEVEMESFEEKPWRKPGADLSDYFNYGFNEDTWKAYCEKQKRLRMGLEISTVSSVTSKITVQQGRTGNEKDISTLPVHTSKPDFPSPVSLYKSAVCQVTSRISPPQWIGPPVQDMSYYMKSGTIDVIGGQTATISRVEGRRRHNLEGNNIQVISEHSTSDAEPTSAKIPTFFPPGPLPPNIPPPPFLPPPPNVSTAPPLIPPPRLPITVPPPGFPPPTSGPPPSIIPTLDSGHPGGYDGRSVPPYPFPQGAYPPPMAGGVPPPWPPIMDNSKPWDYYSRRDDKRDKERDRPRERTHEREREREHSPSAMGYTSDEERYRFREYQERERHRERLSREKEERHRERRHREKEEGRHKSSRSSSSRRRHDSEEGDSHRRHKHKKSKRSKEGKEASEEISADQENQEAME; this is encoded by the exons ATGTCTGCGGAGGAAGCGGACAAAACAGCAACCACTGATGCTAGCGctggagatgaggaggaggaatggtTGTATGGAG atgAGTCTGAGAGcaaagatgaggatgaagaagcTAAACTGAACGCTGCAGTCAG TGCACCCACTGATGCCACAGAGGATGCTGCTGCACATGCAACGGGAAATGGAGTTGCCTCCGAG GCCACAGGTGAAGCGGCAGGTGAAGATGTGGACAGTGATAGTGACAgcgatgatgacgacgatgatgtaCGAGTCACTATCGGAGACATCAAAACTGGAGCCCCTCAGTACAC AACTTATGGAGCTCCTCCTGTAAATCTCAACATAAAGACAATTGGCTCCAGACCTTATGGACAAG CCTCAAAGCTGAAGGGAGTGGATCTTGATGCTCCTGGAAACATTAATGGGGTTCCAGTGGTTGAGGTGGAAATGGAGTCCTTTGAAGAGAAACCCTGGAGGAAGCCAG GAGCGGATTTGTCCGACTACTTTAACTATGGGTTCAATGAAGACACGTGGAAGGCCTACTGTGAAAAACAGAAGAGGCTACGTATGGGTCTGGAGATTTCCACAGTCAGTTCAGTGACAAGCAAGATCACT GTTCAGCAAGGCCGAACAGGCAACGAGAAAGACATTTCCACTCTGCCTGTTCATACTTCGAAGCCAGATTTCCCATCTCCTGTGAGCCTGTACAAGTCTGCCGTCTGTCAGGTCACCAG TAGGATCTCCCCCCCTCAGTGGATTGGCCCACCTGTTCAGGACATGTCCTATTATAT GAAGAGTGGTACGATCGATGTGATTGGTGGACAGACGGCCACAATCAGCAGGGTTGAAGGGCGACGCAGACACAACCTGGAGGGAAACAATATCCAG GTGATTTCTGAACACTCTACATCAGATGCTGAACCAACTTCAGCTAAGATTCCCACCTTCTTCCCCCCTGGACCACTTCCTCCAAACATACCTCCACCTCCATTTCTCCCTCCACCACCAAATGTCAGCACTGCGCCCCCACTCATCCCCCCACCAA gGCTACCCATTACTGTCCCTCCTCCTGGTTTTCCTCCTCCAACGAGTGGGCCCCCACCTTCCATTATCCCCACTTTGGACAG tggTCACCCTGGAGGTTATGATGGACGCTCTGTTCCTCCATACCCCTTCCCTCAAG GAGCTTATCCTCCACCCATGGCTGGAGGTGTGCCTCCTCCATGGCCCCCAATAATGGACAACTCTAAACCCTGGGATTATTATTCCCGTCGAGATGACAAGAGGGACAAGGAAAGAGACAGGCCCAGGGAGAGGACTCATGAgcgggagagagaaagagagcataGTCCTTCAGCTATGGGCTACACTAG TGATGAGGAGCGGTATCGTTTCCGCGAGTACCAGGAGCGTGAGCGCCATCGTGAAAGGTTGAGtcgagagaaagaggaaagacacagagagaggcggCACCgagaaaaagaggaaggacGCCACAAGTCCTCTCGCAG cagcagcagcaggaggagacacGACAGCGAGGAGGGAGACAGCCACCGGAggcacaaacacaagaagagcaAGAGGAGCAAGGAGGGAAAAGAGGCCAGTGAGGAGATCAGTGCAGACCAAGAGAACCAGGAGGCCATGGAGTAA
- the LOC122760337 gene encoding uncharacterized protein LOC122760337, translated as MESMNCVAAVVFLSLLSLGRPAPVNNCGSLAKPITLSNEDMLGRWLYIGGSSDLPGSRSLGHLMTSVWLDITATAQSNVLHLIQTQRISGKCTSLTYNVTFENNTMLIDKPFYLKEVYLPTNCSDCLVVYEEIASGKQTFTSLLLFSRRKSIEAVFVEMFETQAECLQMPSPIMTNPDYEICPDNIPPSEGLSALNSLLEAKMGHRVARFLDTIFDMFVN; from the exons ATGGAGAGCATGAATTGTGTGGCTGCTGTCGTCTTTCTGAGTCTTCTCTCTTTGGGACGACCTGCTCCTGTAAACAACTGTGGCAGTCTGGCAAAACCAATAACACTCAGCAATGAAGAC ATGCTGGGCAGGTGGCTGTACATCGGGGGGAGCTCTGACCTACCAGGAAGCCGCTCCTTGGGTCACCTGATGACCAGTGTTTGGCTGGACATCACTGCCACCGCCCAGAGCAACGTCCTTCATCTCATCCAGACTCAGAGAAT ATCCGGGAAGTGTACGAGCTTAACATACAACGTTacctttgaaaacaacacaatgttgATTG ataAACCTTTCTACCTGAAAGAAGTCTACCTGCCTACCAACTGCTCTGACTGTCTCGTTGTCTATGAAGAAATCGCCTCGGGCAAACAAACGTTTACCAGTCTTCTGCTGTTCA GCAGAAGGAAAAGTATTGAAGCTGTTTTTGTGGAGATGTTTGAGACACAAGCAGAATGTCTTCAAATGCCATCGCCGATAATGACAAACCCAGACTACG aaaTTTGCCCGGACAACATCCCGCCCTCAGAGGGCCTCAGTGCCCTCAACTCCTTACTTGAGGCAAAAATGGGACATCGAGTTGCAAGATTTCTGGATACTATTTTCGACATGTTTGTGAACTGA